The genomic segment TGAAGGACTGGTTCCTCAGTTCTGGCCCTTCCCACCTGGCAGGAGGTCCCTGCAGGTGCTGGACATCACCTCTGCCTGATGGGCTGAGAACCCCTGGCTCACACCTCTCTCCTTTGGCCCCTAGAAACTGCTGTGGCTGCTCTATGACCTGGGACACCTGGAAAGGTCAGCAATGGGAAGGGGCGAGGCTGGGCCTCAGAGGGCTGAGGGGTTAGGGGGCGGCCTGGGCTCAACAACATTCTCCTAGATACCCCATGGCACTGGGGAACCTGGCAGATCTGGAGGAACTGGAGCCTACTCCTGGCCGGCCGGACCCACTCACTCTCTACCATAAGGTGGGGCATCTCTGGAGGGTGCAGAGGGGAGGCCCCAAGCAGTGGCTGGGGCCCCCTTCTTCCTGGGAACTAGCGGGGGAGGGCAAGCAGGGCAGAACTTTGTGTGTTGGGGGCAGCACTCATATACTCCCCATTTTGTGAGTGTCTGCTGTGTGCCTCGCTCAGCACTGGTTACAGGGGGTGGAGACATGACCCCCTGCTCAGGTGGTCCTGGCTCTGGAAGGCGGGGGCTGCAGGAGGCTTTATCATCAGTGCGGTCCAGGATGTCCAAGAGATGGGATAGATAACCTTGTGTCCTGGGCTCCTCAGCCTGTGAGTGGCAGGGCCTGGTGTGGATACATCAGCCTTGCTTTTCCTGTGGTCTCTCAGGGTCCTCCCTAGAGTGTAACAGAGATCAAATGTGGTGGGAGCATTGAGGAagaaggggtgggggcaggagggaTGGTGGTCTGGGCTTGGAAGGGTTCGTGTTCGTGTAGGACAGGTGTGTGGGAAAGCCTGGGAAGGGGACATGCCCAGAGCTGGGAGGGTGTGCTCCTCCCCCACCCTAGGCCTTGGTGGGAGTGAGCGGCCCACCCCCCACAGGCCAGCCCAGGTCTCAGCAACCACGTTCTAGACCCAGATGAAAAATACCTGATAGAGGGGCTGGCAGGCAGCGCAGGCGGGATCAGAGGTCGGGACTCTGGGATCTCCTGTTGCTCCCTCTGGGTGTGACCCGATGGGGCATGGGTGCCGCTGGAGCAGCTGAGGGCTGCTCCCCTGAGGCCCCACTGCCCACCCCCCCAGGGCATTGCCTCAGCCAAGACCTACTACCGGGATGAGCACATCTACCCCTATATGTATCTGGCTGGCTATCACTGTCGCAACCGCAATGTGCGTGAAGCTCTGCAGGCCTGGGCCGACACAGCCACTGTCATCCAGGAGTGAGGACCCCCACGAGGGCCCCCAGTCCTCCCTTCCTGCCCCACCTCATCCAAGAGTGAAGCCTGTCTCCCAAATTCCATCCAGTCCCTGGGCCTCCAAGGCCACCATTACCCGGGGGGAGGACCCCTGATAAGGGCCTTGGGCTTCCCCTGCCTTCGCCTGTCCTCCCCATCTCCAGCCCCCCTCAGCCGGCAGCGGGACTCCTCCCCTGGTCTGACCACCCCCACTCTCGGTCTGGGCTGACAGACAGTCCTCTAGGAGTGATGACCCCAACCACTCCCCTGGACCCTGGGGCTACTCACCATGGCCAACACCCCACAGTGCCCTACTGCTCTCGCAGCTACAACTACTGCCGTGAAGATGAGGAGATCTACAAGGAGTTCTTTGAAGTAGCCAATGACGTCATCCCCAACCTGCTGAAGGAGGCAGCCACCCTGCTGGAGGCAGGCGAGGAGCGGCCAGGGGAGCAGGCGCAGGTGAGTGGCCAGGCCAGCCATCAGAAGACACCTGATCTCCCAGTCCCAGGACATGCAGATGAGGAAAGCCGCCTTGGTTACGCTGTGGCTGAGGTCCTAGACCTGAGTGTGAGGAGGCTGAGGGTGTTTTGAGGGGCTCTTACCCTTTTtttagggggaaaccctggtggcattgtgattaagagccatggctgctaaccaaaaggtcagcagttggaatccaccaggtgctctttagaaactctatggggtagttccactctgtcctatagagttgttataagttgaaattgacttgatggcagtggatttggtgttttggtttaccGTGTAGCTTCAGATAAATGGGGTCGAGACCTACCCCTCTTATGGCCAGGGCCCCTCGTTCAGACTGGGGGTTCGTTGGATATCGGGGATGGTGCCCACTTCTCAGTCCCGGCTGTTGTCATTAAGTGCTGTCAactcagttcctactcatagcaaccctgtgtaccacagaaggaaacactgcccggtcctgcgccaccctcgcaatcattgtgcttgagcccattgttgcagccactgtgtcagtccatcttgttgagggtcttcttctttttcactgaccgtctactttaccaagcatgatatccctctcaagggactgatcttccctgataacatgtccaaagtacgtgagaggtAGTCTTGGCTAATGACCGGTTTTGCCAAGGAAACCCATTGCCAATTCTGAgtcgtggtgaccctatgtgttacagagtagaactgctcctagaattttcttgactatactctttacagaagtccttcgccaggactttcttctaaggcactactgggtgggtatgaaccaccaacctttcagttagtagttgagcgcaaaccgtttgtgccacccaggggttcTAAGAATGCTCTGCACCTGTGCTCACCTTTTCTGGAGCCAGGGCTCTCTGCCTAAGACTCCAACCTGTGCCCTCCCTTTATCTCACCCAGGGCACCCAGAGCCAGGGTTCTGCCCTCCAGGACCCTGAGTGCTTCGCCCACCTGCTGCGCTTCTACGATGGCATCTGCAAATGGGAGGAGGGCAGCCCCACGCCGGTGCTGCACGTCGGCTGGGCCACCTTCCTCGTGCAGTCCCTTGGCCGTTTTGAGGGACAGGTGAGGAGCCCTGCATTGGATGTTTTCAGGGGGGCTGGGGACAACAAGTGGTGCTGGAGGTCGCTAGGGAGTCAAAACTTTTATGGCCCATCCTCTGGGTACAGATGAGACTGAGACCCAAGACAGGATGGTGGCTGCTGGGGCCTGGAGTCCTGGACACTGGCCTGCAGCCCGCCCCTCAGCTTGCCCCGCCTCTTGGCCCAGGTGCGGCAGAAGGTGCGCATTGTGAGTCGGGAGGCTGAGGCAGCAGAGGCTGAGGAGCCCTGGGGCGAGGAGGCCCGGGAAGGCCGGCGACGCGGTCCGCGGCGGGAGTCCAAGCCTGAGGAGCCGCCGCCGCCCAAAAAGCTGGCGCTGGACAAGGGCCCAGGCGCTGGGCAGGGTGCGGTGCCAGGACCGCCCCGGAGGCCCCCAGCGACCAGCCCGGGTACTGCCCGTGGCCCTGAGGGAGGCAGCGCGGGCCCGGCACCTGTGCCTGCTGCGTCACCGCCACCGGAGGGCCCGGTGCTCACGTTTCAGAGCGAGAAAATGAAGGGCAtgaaggagctgctggtggccaCCAAGATCAACTCGAGCGCCATCAAGCTGCAGCTCACAGCGCAATCGCAGGTGCAGATGAAGAAGCAGAAGGTATCCACGCCCAGCGATTACACACTGTCTTTCCTCAAGCGGCAGCGCAAGGGCCTCTGAACCACCAGGACTGCAGCCCGGATCCAGGCCCTCTCCCTCTGGGTCGAggtgccacccccaccccagggggCCTAGGCCCAAACCAGGCCCCACCTGTTCTTGACCCCAGGCTTCAGACTCTGACCCCATACTCCCAACTCTGTTGCCCCCAGCTCAGAACTGAGGGCTCTGCTTCCGCCCTTGGGATATAGGTCTGGTACCCCAGAATCCCAGCCTGCTGCTGGAAACACCACCTCAGGCCCCCACCACCAGCCCCTAGAAACTCAAGCCCCACCTCGGAAGCAAGGACTAACACTAGGCCCGTGGTGTAGCTCAGAGTGGATCCCAGCACCTGGGGTCCACCAGCCGGGGAACCAAGGACGCCTCTCAGTTCGATCTAGGAGCTCATTTCCGCACTTGAGCATTATATCCCTTGGGAGTCCAAGCCCCGGTCCATAAACATCTTGTCCCGCTTCCAGAACTTGGAAATCTAGTGTCTTCCCCTCCCTAGCGAACCGTCTGGGACCCGAAGCTCCGCCCCTTTCCTGACCAAACTGGCCCCGGGTCAGAGCACGAGCGCCCTTCGAGCCTCCCCGAATTCCAGCCCGTCTCGGGGGACCTCGGAGGAAATCTGCAGGGGTTGGGAGTGGGTGAGGGGAGCCTGATCTCTTCCTGTTTTGTACATAGATTTATTTTTCAGTTCcaagaaagaaatacattttgtaaaaaaaaaaaaaaaaagggtctgtGTGTCCTCTGGGGAGTCGGGGACGGGCGGGCGGCCGGGTGTGGGACTCCCCGTTCTCCGCCCTCTGCTCCGGACGCGCCACCTGTAGAGCGCGGGGAGCCGCCGCTGCTGCCGCAGGACCTCGGCGCCCTGGGCTCCGCCCCCGGCCTCGGGACTTCCCCTGGCCGCCGGGGGCCGGCCCCACGGGCGCCACCTCCCGGCCGGGCGGCGGGGCATCCCCAGCTGGCCCCGCCCCCGGTGGCcgggccccgcccccggccccgagCCCCGCCGCCTGCCCCGGCCgccgcccgccccgccccgccccgcgcagCCCCGCGCCGGCTCCGCAGCTcgcgccgcccgcccgccggcccgCCCGGCGCCGGGCCATGGCGCTGCTGCGGGACGTGTCGCTGCAGGATCCGCGCGACCGCTTCGAGCTGCTGCAGCGCGTGGGGGCCGGGACCTATGGCGACGTCTACAAGGTGCGCCGGCGGCGGGCGGCGGGGAGGAGGGTGCGGGCTCGGCGCCCCGCCAGGGAGCCGGCCCCCAGCCCCGCCCCCCCTCACCCCGCTGCGCCCCTCCGCCCCTGCAGGCGCGCGACACGGCCACGTCCGAACTAGCCGCCGTGAAGATAGTCAAGCTAGATCCAGGTGAGGGCCCGGGGTCAAGGCCTCTGCGCGGCAGCGAGGGCAGCGCCGGGGCGCGGGTGAGGGGCTGAGGGTTGACACTCCGAGCCCCCCAGCAGGTGCTGTCGCCTGGCACCTGTCTGGCCCAGAGGGAGGCACTCTGTGTCCATTTTGCAGATGTGGGCACTGAGTCAGGGCAACCTCTCTGCTGCCCCATCCCATGATGCCCTGTGCTCCCCAGGGGACGACATCAGCTCCCTCCAGCAGGAAATCACCATCCTGCGTGAGTGCCGCCACCCCAATGTGGTGGCCTACATTGGCAGCTACCTCAGGTGAGGCTGCTCCCTCTTCACACCCCCCAGGCAGCCCACATGTGACCCTGCTATGTGCCCACCCCAGCTCTGTGTCCCCCCAGGAATGACCGTCTGTGGATCTGCATGGAGTTCTGTGGAGGGGGGTCCCTGCAGGAGATTTACCATGGTGAGGCCCAGGACTCCGAGACTCCAGTCCCAGAGGGCCACAACCTTCCCCCAGGCCCAGGATGGGGCAGCAGGAGAGAGCCCAGGCCGTGGACTTGGGCCCCTCGCCTCCcctgacttgctgtgtgaccttgaaagaAATGCTGTCCCAGACTGTGCAGGGAGGAGATGTGGCCAACATTCCTTTGACCCAGCACTGCCTGCTTTCCCCTACACGGGGTGGTCTGGGAGGATTGGCATGTCCCCCAGCCCCCTTTCCAGCCCTTACCCCTTCCATTTCAGCCACCGGGCCCCTGGAGGAACGGCAGATTGCCTGTGTCTGCCGAGAGGCCTTGAAGGTAGCTGGGCCCACAGAGCATCCCCACCCCCTAGTCCCCAGGAGCTGTGGGCAGGGAGCCCAGCtggccagtgtgtgtgtgtggggggggtgctCCAAGCAGGGCTGGCCTGAGGGGCTGTGGGTCCTGGGGGGTAGGGGCCCCAGCCCTGTTGCAGGAAGCAGCCCATTTCCCTCTCAACTCAGTCACTTCCTGtttggggagaggggaggaggaagCAGCTTGGGTGGGGGGCCCCAGTCCTAAGAGGAGGTTCAGGACAGGTGGGATGGTTTTAGAGTAGGCCTGCTCTCAGGGGCTCTTCTTTGTCCCCAGGGATTGCACCACTTGCATTCTCAGGGGAAGATCCACAGAGACATCAAGGTAGGGGTCTGGCCAAGGGCATTgtgggaaggaagagaaggatcCTTCCTCTAGGGGCACCAGACAGGATTCTCTCTTCTCCATTCCCACAGGGAGCCAACCTTCTCCTCACCCTCCAGGGAGACGTCAAGCTGGGTCAGTACCTGGGGACGAAATCAGGGTGAGGGTTCTGTGAATGCTCCTGAAATCTTAGATCCCTAATTCAGGTCCCGGGTGTCCTTGGGCAAGCTGCTTTTCtgccttgtgcctcagtttccccgctTAGAACATGGAACAGTGTTCCATTCCTGCTATAAGTTGATTGAGGTTGGGTCTGTACAATATCTGATGCAGGACCAGGTGCTCGGTCAGGGTGAGGGCTGGTGACCCCTCCCAGGGGGAACGTGGTCTTACCTCGGGCCTGTGGCAGCTGTGGCTGGACCTGGACGGTCTGCTGTCTGAGCCCCACCAGGTGCATCCTGACCCTGCACCTTGGGTGTAGTGGAAGCCGGAGGGTGGATGGGAGTTGCCGTTTCTCCCTGCAGCTGACTTTGGGGTGTCAGGCGAGCTGACGGCATCTGTGGCTAAGAGGAGGTCTTTCATTGGGACTCCATACTGGTGAGGCTGTACCCTGGGTAGGGGGCGGGGGCCACAAATGGGGTACCCAGTCATCCCATCTGTGACCCTGCGTCTAGGATGGCCCCGGAGGTGGCGGCCGTGGAGCGCAAAGGTGGCTACAACGAGCTGTGTGACGTCTGGGCCCTGGGCATCACCGCTATTGAGCTGGGCGAGCTGCAGCCCCCACTCTTCCATCTGCATCCCATGAGGTCAGCCCCGCAAAAGCCCCTTGCCTACCCCTGGCCCTGCTGATGACCCTTGACTTCTGACCTCGCATCTTCCACAGGGCCCTGATGCTCATGTCCAAGAGCAGCTTCCAGCCGCCCAAGCTGAGAGACAAGACTCGATGGTGAGGGCCCCCTGCCCCCTCCTGGGACCCCCTTTTTAGCCAGGCCTCCTGGAGAGGAAGAGCCTTCTGCCAATTCCCAGGGTACACCGCGAGAGCCCTGCCCTCTCTGGCCTCCACAGACCACCAAGTGAGGACTTGGCGTGGGCAGGAAAGAAGACTGCCTGGTGATAACAGAGGGGTGGCTGTGTCGCAACAGCAGTTGTTGCTCAGGCAGGGGCCCTCGGCCTCAGGCTGGCTCCTTCCTGGGCGGGCCCTGCTTGCTCCTGCTGGTGGCTGGGACCGCTGGCAGGATGCCCTGCTTGAGGACTCACCTGGGTCTGGGGATGGGGTCTCTTGTGCCCACTAGGACTCAGAATTTCCACCACTTCCTCAAGTTGGCACTGACAAAGAACCCCAAGAAGAGGCCGACAGCAGAGCGGCTTCTGCAGGTGGGAGGCAAGGGGCAGGGCAGGGGGTCTTGCTGCTCAGAAGTGGGCCCCGAGACCAGCAGCCAACCTGATTGGCCCCCTCAACCCTCCAGCACCCATTCACAACCCAGCAGCTCCCTCGGGCCCTCCTCACTCAGCTGTTGGACAAGGCCAATGACCCCCACCTGGAAAGCCCCTCCCCTGAAGACTGTGACCTGGAGGTAGGTGAGGGGAACTGGGGAAATGGGTCTTGGCTGGCCTGGTTGGAAGGAGCCCAAGGTGACATAGGGCAAGGTCCCTTCAGCTTGTCTGTTCCAGCACAAGAACCCCTCTTCAGACAGTGGAACTCAGCCTGAGACCCTTTCCTCAGCCAGAGCTGGGTCTGACAGGTTCCTGCCTTTGGGCCTTGCCCTGCCCGTAACACCAGCTAAGGTGTCTTCTTGCTTTCTGTGTGATCTTTGGCAAGTGTCTTGATCTCTCTGTGCCTGTTTTCCCACCTCTAAAGTGAGGGTTGCATTTTACTTCATGTTCATCTgagagggttgttgtgagaacttACTAGGCTGGCTACGTGGCCACTATTTCTGCTCTTTCTTAGACTTATGACATGTTTCCTGACACCATTCACTCCCGGGGGCAGCACGGGCCGGCTGAGAGGACCCCCTCGGAGATCCAGTGTGAGCCTGGGGGGTCGGGTGTGTGCGGGTTTGGTGGAGGGGGCCAACACTGAGACCCTGGCCCCTAACTCCTTTACCTTGGGCCCCCCCAGTTCACCAGGTGAAATTTGGTGCCCCCCGCAGGAAGGAAACAGACCCACTAAATGAGCCGGTGAGGGGTTGGAAGGGTGGCACGTAGGGGTGGGATGGGGTCAGGAACAGGGGGGCGGAGGCGAGGGGCTCCAAAGGAGGTGGGGCCTCTCGAATTGAGGGAGCTGTCCCAAGCAGGCCTGTCCCTCCTGGGTTCTGGGTGCTGAGGGTTCTTTCCTGCACCAACCCCTTCTGGACAGCCAGCTGGGAGGTGGCAAGATGACCATGCCTTTCTAAAAAGGGGATCTCTCATACCCTGAagaccaccccccgcccccacacatTCAGCCACGTTTCTCTCTGCCTTATTGCTGCATCTTTGAGTCACTGTCTCTCACTCTTGGTATCTCTCTTTGCTCCCACAATCTCTTAATCTCTCTATCACTTGCTCTCTCACTGTCTCTGTGCCTCTTCATCGCTGTCTCTGTCTTTGTCTTTCGCAATCTCTTGGTCTCTGTCTCTTACTGTCTCACAGTCTCCTGCCCACTGTCGTTTCACTTtccttctctctgtctgtcttctctctctcccacaATCTTTTGATTGCTCTCTCacagtgactctctgtctctctgccccTCCCCTGGCCTCTCTGCCTCGGTTTCCCCACAGTGGGAGGAGGAGTGGACATTGCTGGGAAAGGAGGAGCTGAGTGGGTaagtgagggagggaaggaggcggAGGCAGGGGAGGTTGGGGCGGCAGAGAAGGCTGACCTCTGACTCCTCCCACCCAGGAGCCTGCTGCAGTCCGTCCAGGAGGCCCTGGAGGAGAGGTGAGGGGCTagatgggggagggggcagcCAGGCCTGGGCCCGTCACACCTCCTGCCTCATTTCTCTCGTGTTTGTCCCCTATAGGAGCCTGACCATCCGGCCAGCTTTGGAAGTCCAGGTGTagagagaggcagagatgggCGAGGTGGGGTGCTTCAGGGAGTGCTGTTGGGGTCCCCCTGCTAACAGCCAGTCTGGCCCTGACCCTCCTGCCAGGCCCTGGACTCCCCAGACGAAGCCATGGGAACCATCAAGCGGGCCCCGTTTCTGGGGCCGTCCCCCACTGAGCCTCCAGCTGAGAACTCTTTATCCAGCCCTCCCGGTGAGCCCCAGACTGGGAATGCTGGGAGGCAGCTCCAGGGTGGCATCAGGGCTGGACATCACAGAGGTTCTGTGCCTGCAGGGACCCCAACCCTGGCTCCACCAGGCCCTGACAGCCCCCCACTGCTTCCCACCACCTGGGCCACCATGAAGCACCAGGCGGATCTTGAGGTGAGAAGTGCTgtggggggctgggggctggggaggctGGGGCATCACCTCGGCCCtgattccctccctccctcccagagaTCATCCTGCCACGGGCTCCCCCCGACCCCCAAAGTGCACGTAAGTACTTGCCCCACAGCCCACAGCCCTGCCCCTCTGCCCCCCATGCCCCTTTCCAGCTCTGGCCCCCCCACAGATGGGCGCCTGCTTCTCCAAGGTCTTCAATGGCTGCCCCCTCCGGATCCACGCAGCTGTCACCTGGATTCACCCTGTCACCCGGGGTAGGCCAGGGTCAGGGGGCCAGGGAAGAGGCAGGAGCCGGGACTCTCCTGGCTGGGGTGCGGTGTATGACTGATCTCTGACCCGTACCCAAACCTGCAGACCAGTTCCTGGTGGTGGGGGCTGAGGAAGGCATCTACACGCTCAACCTGCATGAACTGCATGAGGATACCCTGGAGAAGGTGAGGTGGCAGGCAGCCGCGAGGGCAGGTGGCTCGGGGGCTGGGTGCTGACCCCCATCCACCGACCTCTCTCCCTCCAGCTGATTTCACACCGCTGCTCCTGGCTCTACTGCGTGAACAACGTGCTGCTGTCACTGTCAGGTAGACATCGGGGCGGGAGGAGGCGGGCCTGCAGTACCCTGGCTCCACAGCGCCTGCCCACCAGCCCTCTCGAgcctcctcccaccctccctgcagGAAAATCCACGCACATCTGGGCCCATGACCTCCCAGGCCTGTTTGAGCAGCGGCGGCTACAGCAGCAGGTCCCCCTGTCCATCCCTACCAACCGCCTCACCCAGCGCATCATCCCCAGGTCAGGGCCCCTGGGGGACTGGGGAGACAGAGGGCCAGAGCCGGAGTGGCACTGTGGCGTCATCTGTTCCTGGGACTGTTGTGATCTCAGACATGTGAcatcatctctctgagcctcagttttctcatctgtcagtGCAGTTGATAGCCTTCTTCCCCAACCCCTGAGGCTTGTTGGGAGGCAAAAAAGGAGATAGCGGATGTGAAGGTGCTTTGCAAACTGTAGGGGACCTGCAAACTGTAGAACGCCTACCGCGCTTCATAGGTTGAGGGGCTTAATCTGACGGTTGGCAAACATTTCCTGAGTACCTGTTATACGCCAGGCCTTCTGCTGGGCTCGGAGCTATAAGGAATCGAATGCATCCTTGTCTTCAAGAAAGAGGGTGAGGTAGACCCAAAACCAGACAGTTAAGAGCTGAACTGTGGCCGCttaggcagtggtggctcagtggtacgGTTCtcctcttccatgtgggagacccagttctattccccagccagtgcacctctgCACAGcctccacccatctgtctgtagaggcttgtgttgctatgatgctagacaggtttcagcagagttttccGACTACGatagactaggaacaaaggcctggcgatctacttcctaaaaccagccactgagaaccctgtggatcataaagGTGCAATCCACCGCTGACCACGGGGATCGTTCTGCTGTGCGTGaagtccccatgagtcagggccctacttgatggcagctaacagcaatgcTGAGGCCATCTAGAGGGAGAGCTTGGGGGGAGGACTTCAGAGAGGTGGGCGAGTTCGTGGATTTTGAAAGTGCGTAAAGGTTTTCCCGGCAGACGAGTTAGGGAACAGCACTccgggcagagggaacagcaagcacAGATGTGTGCAGGGCCCCTGGGGAGCTACAAGGCGTTTGGCTGAGGGAGGGGGAGGAGCAGTGGAGACGAAGCTGCACCAGGGCTGAGCCCTTCCGGTGGTGCCAGGTCGAGGATTAGGCTTTGTCCAGCTGACAGAGGGCACCGCGAGCATGGTAGAAGGATTACTTTGCGTGTCAGTCAGGATTCTTTCTGTGGCTGGTGATTCTGGTCACTGGCTAAGCTAAAAGGGGACTTAATGGCTCATGTAACTGGAAAGCCCACGAATAGGTTAGCTTCAGGCCCAGTTGGATCCAGGACTTAAATGGCACCCCTTGGCTCTCTTTTCCTCTTGTTAACTGTATTCTCAGGCAGGCTTCCTCCTCAAATGATGGCCACCTGCAGTTCCAGGCCAGTGTTCCGGTAGCAAATGGCCCAGTGAAACTGGAACTGCTCTTTCCAAGGAATTTCAACAAATATTCCAGGGTCGATTCTATTTGGTCTAGCTTAGGTCCGTGCCCATCCCTGAGCCAGTTACAGTGGCCAGCcagtgaggagctctggtggccagGCCTGGGCCGTGTGCCCTCTCCTGGAGCCTGGGGAAAGGGGAAGGGGCTCATCAGCCCCACCCAGAGGGAGGAGATGCTGGACAGATAGAATAGGAGGCACCTGGTGAATGGTGGGAAGGGTGAGCTAGGGGGAGGTTGACAAGAAGTTATCTGGAAAGGAGTCCCATGTCCGTGTCGTGACCAGAGATGAGGGGATTAGGCTGAGGGATGGTGAGAACTGGATGGACTGGAGCAGTATTTAGGAAGTGGAATTGACAGGATTTGGTGGCTGATTGGAgcaagggggagggaaggagggaaggatcAGGGACCTCCAGAGAAGCAGCTCAGCTTCGCAGTGTTTTATGAGGTGCTGGAGGCAGTCCAAGGTCCCTCGCTTAGTCATTCAGCAGATATCTCCTGAGCCCCtagtacatgccaggcactgttcggGGTGGGTATATCCATGAGCTAAAGAGCCCAATATCCCCGCTACCTTCTCCTGACTTCCTCATGGCAAGACACACAACACGGTCGACACAAAACAGGAGTAAATTCTGTGGCGATGCCCAGAGAGGGAATGCTATGGAAGGCAGAGAAGCAGGGAGAGGGGAGGGCTTGGAGGGCTGTAGTTTTAAACAGGGTGCTCAGGGAGGTCtgtttgagcaaagacttgaagcagGTGAGAGAACAAGCCCTGTGGATCTCTGGGGGAGGGCATCTGGGCAGAGGGGCCgcccagtgcaaaggccctgaggcaggagcacaCCTGGCCTGTTGGAGGAACATCATAGAGCCAGCTTGGCCAGAACAGAAGGACTGAAGGGAGATGTGGCCTTGTGGCTGCCCTGTGGTCTTTGGTTGTGACTTTGTGATCTGAGGGCCACCTCACGGTGTTTAGCAGAGGAGTGACGTGAGCTGTCTTAGGTTTTAACAAGATCACTTTAGCTGGAGAATATACTGAGGGGTGAGGGTGAAAGTAGGGGAACCCGTAGGAGGCTATTGCGGTGAACCtggtgggagggggtgggggctcAGCCAGGGTAGCCAAGGAGGAGGTGAAAGTGGTCAGATGCTGGAcctaatttggaagacagccaacAGGATttcctgacagatgggtggtggatggaAGAGGATGGggagtcaaggatgactccaagGTTTTGGCCCAGGCTGCAGGAAGGATGGAGCTGTCATCAGCTGAGGGTGGAGCAGGTGTCAgcagggcgggggcgggggggtggtgaGAATCTGGTGTGGTCACATTGAGCACCGATTAGTACGAGGGAAGCTGTCCCCTGGTCGCTGGCTGGGTGGGGCTGGAGTTCTGAGACCAGGCCTGAGTTGTGGGCTTAGAAGttgtcaaggccaggtgggtggtgATGGAAGCTGGTGGACCAGGCCATGAGGACGGGGAAGCTAGGCCAGAGACTGCCCCAGCTAGGAGACATTGAGGGCATGCCTGCCCTGGGCCCTGGGGTGCGCTCCCTCCAGGGCTGTAGTTGCAGCCTGTGACCGGGGCTTCATGAGCTCAGTCCCCCAGCGAGCCCTGCTTTGGCCCAGGACCTGCAGGAGATGGCCCACCAGAGCCACAGTGAGCCCCAGGTGGCTTTGGGCGTGTGTTTGGAAAATTAGAGT from the Loxodonta africana isolate mLoxAfr1 chromosome 7, mLoxAfr1.hap2, whole genome shotgun sequence genome contains:
- the MEN1 gene encoding menin; the encoded protein is MGLKAAQKTLFPLRSIDDVVRLFAAELGREEPDLVLLSLVLGFVEHFLAVNRVIPTNVPELTFQPSPAPDPPGGLTYFPVADLSIIAALYARFTAQIRGAVDLSLYPREGGVSSRELVKKVSDVIWNSLSRSYFKDRAHIQSLFSFITGTKLDSSGVAFAVVGACQALGLRDVHLALSEDHAWVVFGPNGEQTAEVTWHGKGNEDRRGQTVNAGVAERSWLYLKGSYMRCDRKMEVAFMVCAINPSIDLHTDSLELLQLQQKLLWLLYDLGHLERYPMALGNLADLEELEPTPGRPDPLTLYHKGIASAKTYYRDEHIYPYMYLAGYHCRNRNVREALQAWADTATVIQDYNYCREDEEIYKEFFEVANDVIPNLLKEAATLLEAGEERPGEQAQGTQSQGSALQDPECFAHLLRFYDGICKWEEGSPTPVLHVGWATFLVQSLGRFEGQVRQKVRIVSREAEAAEAEEPWGEEAREGRRRGPRRESKPEEPPPPKKLALDKGPGAGQGAVPGPPRRPPATSPGTARGPEGGSAGPAPVPAASPPPEGPVLTFQSEKMKGMKELLVATKINSSAIKLQLTAQSQVQMKKQKVSTPSDYTLSFLKRQRKGL
- the MAP4K2 gene encoding mitogen-activated protein kinase kinase kinase kinase 2 isoform X2, producing MALLRDVSLQDPRDRFELLQRVGAGTYGDVYKARDTATSELAAVKIVKLDPGDDISSLQQEITILRECRHPNVVAYIGSYLRNDRLWICMEFCGGGSLQEIYHATGPLEERQIACVCREALKGLHHLHSQGKIHRDIKGANLLLTLQGDVKLADFGVSGELTASVAKRRSFIGTPYWMAPEVAAVERKGGYNELCDVWALGITAIELGELQPPLFHLHPMRALMLMSKSSFQPPKLRDKTRWTQNFHHFLKLALTKNPKKRPTAERLLQLPRALLTQLLDKANDPHLESPSPEDCDLETYDMFPDTIHSRGQHGPAERTPSEIQFHQVKFGAPRRKETDPLNEPWEEEWTLLGKEELSGSLLQSVQEALEERSLTIRPALEVQALDSPDEAMGTIKRAPFLGPSPTEPPAENSLSSPPGTPTLAPPGPDSPPLLPTTWATMKHQADLERSSCHGLPPTPKVHMGACFSKVFNGCPLRIHAAVTWIHPVTRDQFLVVGAEEGIYTLNLHELHEDTLEKLISHRCSWLYCVNNVLLSLSGKSTHIWAHDLPGLFEQRRLQQQVPLSIPTNRLTQRIIPRRFALSTKIPDTKGCLQCRVVRNPYTGSTFLLAALPASLLLLQWYEPLQKFLLLKNFSSPLPSPAGMLEPLVLDGKELPQVCVGAESPEGPGCRVLFHILPLEAGLMPDILIPPEGIPGSAQQVIQVDRDTVLVSFERCVRIVNLQGEPTATLAPELTFDFPIETVVCLQDSVLAFWSHGMQGRSVDTNEVTQEITDETRIFRVLGAHRDIILESIPTDNPDAHSNLYILTGHQSSY
- the MAP4K2 gene encoding mitogen-activated protein kinase kinase kinase kinase 2 isoform X1, whose product is MALLRDVSLQDPRDRFELLQRVGAGTYGDVYKARDTATSELAAVKIVKLDPGDDISSLQQEITILRECRHPNVVAYIGSYLRNDRLWICMEFCGGGSLQEIYHATGPLEERQIACVCREALKGLHHLHSQGKIHRDIKGANLLLTLQGDVKLADFGVSGELTASVAKRRSFIGTPYWMAPEVAAVERKGGYNELCDVWALGITAIELGELQPPLFHLHPMRALMLMSKSSFQPPKLRDKTRWTQNFHHFLKLALTKNPKKRPTAERLLQHPFTTQQLPRALLTQLLDKANDPHLESPSPEDCDLETYDMFPDTIHSRGQHGPAERTPSEIQFHQVKFGAPRRKETDPLNEPWEEEWTLLGKEELSGSLLQSVQEALEERSLTIRPALEVQALDSPDEAMGTIKRAPFLGPSPTEPPAENSLSSPPGTPTLAPPGPDSPPLLPTTWATMKHQADLERSSCHGLPPTPKVHMGACFSKVFNGCPLRIHAAVTWIHPVTRDQFLVVGAEEGIYTLNLHELHEDTLEKLISHRCSWLYCVNNVLLSLSGKSTHIWAHDLPGLFEQRRLQQQVPLSIPTNRLTQRIIPRRFALSTKIPDTKGCLQCRVVRNPYTGSTFLLAALPASLLLLQWYEPLQKFLLLKNFSSPLPSPAGMLEPLVLDGKELPQVCVGAESPEGPGCRVLFHILPLEAGLMPDILIPPEGIPGSAQQVIQVDRDTVLVSFERCVRIVNLQGEPTATLAPELTFDFPIETVVCLQDSVLAFWSHGMQGRSVDTNEVTQEITDETRIFRVLGAHRDIILESIPTDNPDAHSNLYILTGHQSSY